The following are encoded together in the Robertmurraya sp. FSL R5-0851 genome:
- a CDS encoding DEAD/DEAH box helicase, translated as MNIRLNHKIIKDMCGTVSFKRGDSFYRADRVTFQSYHPQGCEATVTGAEEFQVKVAVDHGDFQTNCSCPSLPSFKNECQHIAAVLLAIYDYQKKGTVPFIPSEHPTANQELTDGLLTLFANQPKRSSGHQLHFENRQVVEAAITCKIISVMDKEMLGVELTIQSILVQDIRDFLENMKKGTPIALSDTFTFDPSVHCFQRETDAVISQLVQVIHDEKVHGVVPNSQMLLITPTSWERLLPFLVKAPQVSLQVDELTYSGIRLSKNTLPLQFEVTDVKGGGYQLKVQGLDQIIVMDSYGLVLAKGEIYQIPYEDMDRLVEMKQMLENTKAGSIPIPKEQFDFFLEKVVPGLKKLGTVQISSTVSNQLFHTPLIAKLYLDRVSNRLLAGLEFHYENIVINPLESHQQQARFIAARDVGKEQAILKLMEESSFATTDSGYVLHNEELEYEFLYHAVPKLEKLVQIYATTAVRNRLFKESAHPKIRIKMKKERTNWLEFKFEMEGMAEKEIRAVLAALEEKRKYYRLKNGSLLSLETREFEEIDRFLHSLPIQPEDWENELNIPVVRGLQLLDGDSKVFMFEDSFRQFINTIQNPGEMKFEVPKPVEPILHEYQKQGYQWMKTLAHFGFGGILADDMGLGKTLQSISFILSELSTIREKKLPVLVVCPSSLTYNWLSEMMKFAPELQAVVMDGTKTERVKLQNNLDGLDVLITSYPLLLKDLTWYQKQSFRVVFFDEAQAFKNPVSQTAKAVRRIQANYRFALTGTPVENSLEELWSIFHVVFPELFLGFKEYSNLTRKQIARRIRPFLLRRMKEEVLSDIPGKMEWIETVELLPDQKNLYAAYLAKLKEDTLKHLDKDTIRKNRIKILAGLTRLRQICCHPGLFVDGYKGSSSKFEQLMKIVDEAKFSGRRVLIFSQFTKMLTLIGRELANQGIPFFYLDGQTPSEERLERCNRFNDGERDIFLISLKAGGTGLNLTGADTVILYDLWWNPAVEEQAADRAHRIGQTNEVQVIKLIARGTIEEKINELQEKKRDLVSEIIDSKRNSTPSLTEDDIREILMI; from the coding sequence CGGATCGAGTAACATTCCAGAGTTATCATCCTCAAGGGTGTGAAGCAACGGTTACGGGCGCGGAGGAATTTCAAGTGAAAGTAGCCGTGGATCACGGTGATTTTCAAACGAACTGTAGCTGTCCTTCACTCCCTTCTTTTAAAAATGAATGTCAGCATATTGCTGCTGTGTTATTAGCCATTTATGACTATCAGAAAAAAGGGACGGTCCCTTTTATACCAAGCGAGCATCCTACAGCGAATCAGGAACTAACAGACGGGTTGTTAACCCTGTTTGCCAATCAACCCAAGAGGTCGAGTGGACATCAGCTCCATTTTGAAAATCGGCAAGTCGTAGAGGCTGCAATTACTTGCAAAATCATTTCCGTAATGGATAAAGAGATGCTAGGGGTAGAGCTTACTATTCAATCCATTTTAGTCCAAGATATACGAGATTTCCTAGAGAACATGAAAAAAGGGACACCCATAGCCCTTTCAGATACTTTTACTTTTGATCCGAGTGTTCATTGTTTCCAAAGAGAAACGGACGCGGTGATTTCACAGCTTGTTCAAGTGATCCATGATGAAAAGGTGCATGGTGTTGTACCAAACAGCCAAATGCTACTGATCACGCCAACATCTTGGGAAAGGCTACTCCCTTTTCTTGTAAAAGCACCACAAGTAAGTTTACAGGTTGATGAACTCACTTATAGCGGAATCCGACTTTCTAAAAATACGCTTCCTTTGCAATTTGAAGTAACAGACGTAAAGGGTGGAGGCTATCAACTGAAAGTTCAAGGCTTGGATCAAATCATCGTGATGGATTCATATGGACTTGTTTTGGCTAAAGGGGAGATATACCAAATTCCTTATGAAGATATGGACCGACTGGTTGAAATGAAACAGATGTTAGAAAATACGAAGGCAGGGAGTATTCCCATTCCAAAGGAACAATTTGACTTTTTCTTGGAAAAAGTGGTTCCAGGTTTAAAAAAGTTGGGAACCGTGCAAATATCATCTACCGTCTCCAATCAACTCTTTCACACGCCGCTCATAGCGAAGTTGTACCTTGATCGAGTAAGTAATCGGCTTCTCGCGGGATTGGAATTTCACTATGAAAATATAGTAATTAACCCACTAGAAAGTCATCAACAACAAGCAAGATTTATTGCAGCAAGGGATGTTGGGAAAGAGCAAGCGATCCTGAAGCTAATGGAGGAAAGTTCATTTGCAACGACGGACAGTGGATATGTTCTGCATAATGAGGAATTGGAGTATGAATTTTTATATCATGCTGTTCCGAAGCTAGAGAAGCTCGTGCAAATATATGCAACGACAGCTGTCAGAAACCGGTTGTTCAAGGAAAGTGCCCACCCTAAAATCCGGATTAAAATGAAAAAAGAACGAACCAATTGGCTTGAATTCAAGTTTGAAATGGAGGGCATGGCAGAGAAAGAGATTCGTGCCGTGCTAGCAGCGTTAGAGGAAAAGCGAAAATACTATCGTTTGAAAAATGGATCGCTGCTCTCGTTGGAAACAAGAGAATTTGAAGAAATTGATCGTTTCCTTCATTCACTTCCCATCCAACCAGAAGATTGGGAAAATGAATTAAACATCCCTGTCGTTCGAGGGCTACAGCTTTTAGATGGTGATAGTAAAGTATTTATGTTTGAGGATTCCTTTCGTCAATTTATAAATACCATTCAAAATCCAGGTGAAATGAAGTTTGAAGTACCAAAACCGGTAGAGCCGATTCTCCATGAGTATCAGAAGCAAGGTTACCAATGGATGAAAACGCTCGCCCATTTTGGATTTGGCGGAATTCTAGCAGATGATATGGGACTTGGGAAAACCTTGCAGAGCATTTCCTTCATATTGTCAGAGCTTTCTACCATACGTGAAAAAAAGCTACCTGTTCTTGTTGTCTGTCCATCATCTCTAACGTATAACTGGTTAAGTGAAATGATGAAGTTTGCTCCAGAGCTACAAGCCGTTGTGATGGATGGAACGAAAACGGAAAGGGTAAAACTTCAGAATAACCTGGATGGGTTAGACGTTTTGATCACCTCGTATCCATTGTTATTAAAAGATTTGACCTGGTACCAAAAACAGTCGTTTCGTGTGGTTTTCTTTGATGAAGCACAAGCCTTTAAAAATCCAGTTTCACAAACAGCGAAAGCCGTGCGAAGGATACAAGCTAATTATCGCTTTGCCCTTACAGGGACTCCGGTGGAAAATTCCTTAGAAGAACTCTGGTCTATTTTCCACGTTGTGTTTCCTGAACTTTTTCTCGGATTCAAGGAGTACAGCAATCTAACAAGAAAGCAAATTGCTCGGAGGATTCGCCCGTTTTTACTGCGAAGAATGAAGGAAGAGGTACTTTCTGACATTCCTGGAAAAATGGAGTGGATAGAGACCGTGGAGCTTCTCCCAGATCAGAAGAATTTGTATGCCGCGTATCTTGCCAAACTGAAAGAAGATACGTTAAAGCATTTGGACAAGGACACGATAAGGAAAAATCGGATTAAAATCTTGGCTGGATTAACGCGATTAAGACAGATTTGTTGTCATCCTGGTTTATTTGTAGATGGATATAAAGGAAGTTCGTCAAAATTTGAACAGCTCATGAAGATTGTGGATGAAGCAAAGTTTTCTGGAAGACGGGTGCTGATTTTTTCTCAGTTTACGAAAATGCTCACTCTGATTGGCAGGGAACTAGCTAATCAAGGGATCCCTTTTTTCTACTTGGATGGTCAGACACCTTCGGAAGAACGTCTAGAAAGATGCAATCGATTTAACGATGGTGAACGGGATATTTTTCTTATATCGTTAAAAGCGGGTGGAACGGGACTGAATTTAACAGGGGCGGATACGGTTATTTTATATGACCTTTGGTGGAATCCGGCTGTGGAGGAGCAAGCGGCAGACCGTGCACATCGGATTGGTCAGACGAATGAAGTGCAAGTGATCAAGCTGATTGCACGCGGGACTATCGAGGAGAAAATCAATGAACTGCAGGAGAAAAAGAGAGATCTTGTGTCAGAGATTATTGATTCTAAGCGGAATTCCACTCCTTCTCTTACAGAAGATGATATTCGTGAGATATTAATGATTTAG
- a CDS encoding VTT domain-containing protein yields the protein MTDFLLTLIDKWGIGGILFSLFIEGSAFPFVGTFFIVTVGFILNLSWIEVAWISLTGSFLYALGSYIPYTIGYKLGNSVENRLNLTQREKLVKVKNRLNKYGVWSIAVLSPLHLGNVIPFIAGMSNMKVLPYTALTMLGIGPSTFLLLSIGRYYDGDAKQMINRITEYQTMLLVMLGAMTIGYISWKVLKQRNQRKRMNVVNR from the coding sequence ATGACGGACTTTCTACTAACACTAATAGATAAATGGGGGATAGGCGGAATTTTGTTTTCCTTATTCATTGAGGGAAGTGCCTTTCCTTTTGTTGGAACTTTTTTTATAGTCACAGTAGGGTTTATTTTAAATTTATCCTGGATTGAAGTAGCATGGATTTCACTAACTGGAAGTTTTTTATATGCTCTCGGGAGCTATATCCCTTATACCATTGGATATAAATTAGGGAATTCTGTTGAAAATAGATTGAACCTGACTCAAAGAGAAAAGTTGGTAAAGGTAAAGAATCGGTTGAACAAGTATGGTGTGTGGAGTATTGCGGTATTAAGTCCCCTTCATTTAGGTAACGTGATTCCTTTTATTGCAGGAATGTCTAATATGAAAGTTCTTCCTTATACGGCACTTACGATGTTAGGAATAGGGCCATCGACTTTCCTTTTGTTAAGTATTGGTCGTTATTATGACGGTGATGCTAAACAAATGATAAATAGGATTACTGAATATCAAACCATGTTACTAGTTATGCTTGGAGCCATGACGATTGGTTATATAAGTTGGAAAGTACTAAAACAGCGTAATCAAAGGAAAAGAATGAATGTAGTTAATAGATAA
- a CDS encoding extracellular solute-binding protein, whose amino-acid sequence MKKFKKYFSVMSGIALSLSLVACGPQESSTESTGSNDSSKNKEYDLLVWEDIEKGAGIKDAIAKFEEENGVKVKVVEKAYAQQIEDLRMDGPGGTGPDVLTMPGDQIGTAVTEGLIKELNVAEDVQSIYTEVAMKSQMVENKVYGLPKAVETTMLYYNKDLVSEAELPTTLDGWYDYSKKVTDGEKFGFLALFDQIYYAQSILSGYGGYIFGTDDKGNYDPADIGLNTKGALEGAEYIQKFYKEGLFPAGIIGEQGINVLESLFTEGKAAAVISGPWNIDPFTKAGINFGVTKLPELSNGENMSSFVGVKSYNVSSYSKNAELAEKLVVFLANEENSKARYEVTKEVPAVQALANDPVVAESEAAQAVAEQSQFAELTPNIPEMNEVWTPTDSALQTIATGKAQPKEALEQAVETIKGQIEAKHGGK is encoded by the coding sequence ATGAAGAAGTTTAAAAAGTATTTTAGCGTTATGAGCGGTATTGCTTTAAGTTTATCTTTAGTAGCGTGTGGACCTCAAGAAAGTAGTACGGAGAGTACTGGTTCGAACGATTCTTCCAAGAACAAAGAGTATGATTTACTAGTTTGGGAGGATATTGAAAAAGGAGCAGGTATTAAAGATGCGATTGCTAAGTTTGAAGAAGAAAATGGAGTAAAGGTGAAAGTAGTTGAAAAAGCCTATGCTCAACAAATAGAAGATTTACGTATGGATGGACCGGGTGGTACAGGACCAGATGTACTTACCATGCCGGGAGACCAAATTGGAACGGCGGTAACCGAAGGATTAATCAAAGAGTTAAATGTAGCTGAAGATGTTCAATCTATTTATACAGAAGTAGCTATGAAGTCGCAAATGGTAGAAAACAAGGTGTATGGTTTACCTAAAGCTGTAGAAACTACCATGCTTTATTACAATAAAGATTTAGTTTCTGAAGCAGAACTTCCAACCACTCTTGACGGATGGTATGACTACTCTAAGAAGGTAACGGATGGAGAAAAATTTGGATTCCTAGCTTTGTTTGACCAAATCTACTATGCACAAAGCATTTTGAGTGGGTATGGTGGATATATTTTCGGAACCGATGACAAAGGCAATTACGATCCTGCCGATATCGGGTTAAATACCAAAGGTGCTCTTGAAGGGGCAGAGTATATTCAAAAGTTCTATAAAGAAGGTCTATTTCCAGCTGGAATCATTGGTGAACAAGGAATTAATGTTCTTGAATCGTTGTTTACGGAAGGAAAAGCTGCTGCTGTCATTTCAGGTCCTTGGAATATTGATCCATTTACAAAAGCAGGAATCAATTTTGGTGTAACCAAATTACCTGAGCTTTCAAATGGTGAGAATATGAGTTCGTTCGTTGGAGTGAAGAGTTATAATGTGAGCTCTTATAGTAAAAATGCTGAACTTGCTGAGAAGTTAGTTGTATTTTTAGCAAATGAAGAAAATTCAAAAGCTCGATATGAAGTGACCAAGGAAGTTCCAGCTGTACAAGCACTTGCTAATGATCCTGTTGTAGCAGAAAGTGAAGCAGCCCAAGCGGTAGCTGAGCAATCGCAATTTGCTGAATTAACTCCAAACATTCCAGAAATGAACGAAGTTTGGACACCAACAGACTCTGCCCTGCAAACCATCGCAACTGGTAAAGCTCAACCTAAAGAAGCGTTGGAGCAAGCCGTTGAAACGATTAAAGGACAGATCGAAGCGAAGCATGGTGGAAAATAA
- a CDS encoding sugar ABC transporter permease: MLKDMKKQKFFRLLFTHLILVFMTVIIIYPLIWTVGASFNPGNSLISTSIIPKNPTLDHYRELFAGKESLQYGKWYANSLKISVFTMIGTVISVSFTAYAFSRFRFKGRQKALTLFLLLQMIPQFSALIALFVLAQILGMMNSHWLLILLYIGGQIPMNTYLMKGYMDSIPMDLDESAKIDGASNTRIFLQILMPLSRPMIAVVAMNGFTGPLGDFVLSSTILRTPEAYTLPIGLYNLVNDVMGASYTTFAAGAILISIPIAIIFILLQKHFVSGLTAGGTKG; the protein is encoded by the coding sequence ATGCTGAAAGATATGAAAAAACAAAAATTCTTTCGTCTCCTGTTTACACATTTGATATTAGTTTTTATGACAGTGATCATTATTTATCCATTAATTTGGACCGTTGGTGCGAGCTTTAATCCGGGAAACAGCTTGATTAGCACGTCCATCATTCCTAAAAACCCTACACTTGATCATTATCGCGAATTGTTTGCAGGGAAGGAAAGTTTGCAATATGGAAAATGGTATGCAAATTCCTTGAAAATTAGTGTTTTTACCATGATAGGGACGGTAATAAGTGTTTCTTTTACTGCCTATGCATTTTCTCGGTTTCGCTTTAAGGGAAGACAAAAAGCCTTAACATTGTTTCTATTACTACAAATGATTCCACAATTTTCTGCTCTAATTGCTCTATTTGTATTAGCGCAAATACTAGGCATGATGAATAGTCATTGGCTATTAATCCTTTTATATATTGGTGGACAAATTCCTATGAACACTTATTTGATGAAAGGATATATGGACTCGATTCCCATGGACTTGGATGAAAGCGCGAAAATTGATGGAGCAAGTAATACAAGGATCTTTTTACAAATCCTTATGCCTTTATCACGACCAATGATTGCGGTCGTCGCGATGAATGGTTTTACCGGGCCGCTGGGAGATTTCGTTTTATCATCAACCATTTTACGAACACCTGAGGCGTACACCCTACCGATTGGATTATATAACCTCGTTAATGATGTAATGGGGGCTAGCTACACGACCTTTGCAGCTGGAGCCATACTGATCAGTATTCCGATTGCGATTATATTCATTTTGCTTCAGAAGCACTTTGTATCAGGACTAACAG